The following are encoded together in the Chanodichthys erythropterus isolate Z2021 chromosome 16, ASM2448905v1, whole genome shotgun sequence genome:
- the gpr160 gene encoding probable G-protein coupled receptor 160 gives MDISIPSLLLVLWLKSFLNWLVVVIQRHYMIRTFSGFFCISLALIDSLLSFALTAIFYLEDINFSGWHITRYHICLLTQIACFIYAMLHWPVFLLVGLDNFWTLSSSSRNTTWTQKLTYITGVCLLWILAALYVFWVPDVAPLLGDDEKHRCTLFSSPQSVQVLAALLLTATCVIIYSYAPFEKWRVQVFLHSIQPCCMICLRRIMHTFLSTWASFLILMIISPLLKIEMNAHLQLNVVWLSFLNSFSVALALCAGSFATNSKKSETITDGFCSWYFCFTYGADEWNYGQQADRIQVQKH, from the coding sequence ATGGACATATCAATCCCTTCACTTCTGCTGGTTCTGTGGCTCAAGAGTTTTCTGAACTGGTTGGTGGTCGTGATCCAGCGACACTACATGATCCGGACGTTCTCAGGATTCTTCTGCATTTCCTTGGCACTGATTGATAGTCTCTTGAGTTTCGCCCTCACAGCTATTTTCTATCTGGAAGACATCAACTTCTCAGGCTGGCATATCACCAGGTACCACATATGCCTACTGACTCAGATTGCTTGTTTTATCTATGCCATGCTCCACTGGCCAGTGTTCCTCCTTGTAGGACTAGATAACTTCTGGACGCTATCATCAAGCTCAAGAAACACAACCTGGACACAAAAGCTGACTTACATTACGGGAGTGTGTCTCCTTTGGATTCTAGCAGCTCTGTATGTCTTCTGGGTGCCTGATGTTGCTCCTCTGTTAGGAGATGATGAGAAGCACCGATGCACGCTGTTCAGCAGCCCTCAGAGTGTTCAGGTTCTCGCTGCGTTGTTACTGACAGCCACctgtgtcattatttactcatacGCTCCGTTTGAGAAATGGAGGGTGCAGGTTTTTCTGCATTCCATTCAACCATGTTGTATGATTTGTTTAAGGCGGATTATGCATACGTTCCTCAGCACGTGGGCCTCGTTTCTCATTCTGATGATTATCTCGCCGCTGCTAAAGATAGAGATGAACGCGCATCTGCAGTTAAACGTCGTCTGGTTGAGTTTCCTCAACAGTTTTTCTGtcgctttggcactgtgtgctgGCTCTTTTGCAACGAATTCCAAGAAAAGTGAGACCATTACAGATGGGTTTTGTTCATGGTACTTTTGTTTTACATATGGAGCTGACGAGTGGAATTATGGACAACAAGCTGACCGCATTCaagttcaaaaacactaa